A genomic window from Nosocomiicoccus massiliensis includes:
- the uvrA gene encoding excinuclease ABC subunit UvrA, which produces MNNKFIKINGARQHNLKNINIDIPRDQLVVMTGLSGSGKSSLAFDTIYAEGQRRYVESLSAYARQFLGQMEKPDVDTIEGLSPAISIDQKTTSNNPRSTVSTITEIYDYLRLLYARAGTPYCPYHDIEIKSQTIEEMVDTIMELETRTRLQILSPVVRGRKGQHKKIFESLRKEGYARVVVDGEMYDIEDVPELNKNKKHDIDIVIDRIGVKPGIEARLSDSLQIALEKGEGNAVANVIDGEDIHFSENFSCPECGFTISELEPRLFSFNSPFGACPTCDGLGKKWSVDASLVIPDDTLSLNDGAILPWRPISSDYYPNLLKQVAEHFNIDMDQPFKDLSKEEQDIILKGSTDYLDVTFTQRNGAQRTRTIQFEGVLNNIERRYQDSPSEYTREQMAQYMRETDCSTCHGYRLNIEARSVKINKRHIGEAVDQSVNDALQFFNDLHLSEKNQAIATPILKEINDRLTFLRNVGLGYLTLNRRSGTLSGGEAQRIRLATQIGSMLSGVLYILDEPSIGLHQRDNDKLIATLKEMRDLGNTLIVVEHDEDTMIASDYLIDIGPGAGENGGEIVAAGTPKEVMNNDASITGQYLSGKKEIPLPENYRKQTTKKFRVKGAKENNLKNIDVDFPHGLLNVVTGVSGSGKSTLVNEILYKGLHKELYKSKLVPGKFKKIEGAEYLDKIIDIDQSPIGRTPRSNPATYTGVFDDIRDVFAETNEAKVRGYKKGRFSFNVKGGRCEACKGDGILKIEMHFLPDVFVPCEVCHGKRYNRETLEVKYKDKNISDVLEMTVEEAAKFFENIPKISRKLETLLDVGLGYVKLGQPATTLSGGEAQRVKLASELQKRSNGKTLYILDEPTTGLHSEDIRKLIKVIQRLVDNGDTVVIIEHNLDVIKVADHIIDLGPEGGDGGGEVVAHGTIEDIMETKESHTGYHLKKWLNRNHQEVK; this is translated from the coding sequence ATAAATAATAAATTCATTAAAATTAATGGTGCAAGACAGCACAACTTAAAAAATATAAATATAGATATACCGAGAGATCAGCTCGTCGTAATGACGGGCTTATCGGGTTCTGGTAAGTCTTCGCTCGCATTCGATACGATTTACGCAGAAGGACAACGCCGTTACGTTGAGAGCTTAAGTGCGTATGCGAGACAGTTTTTAGGACAGATGGAAAAGCCAGACGTCGATACGATTGAAGGGTTATCACCAGCAATTTCAATCGACCAAAAAACGACGAGTAACAACCCGCGTTCAACGGTATCGACAATTACAGAAATATACGATTATTTACGATTATTATATGCACGTGCGGGGACGCCGTATTGTCCGTATCACGATATTGAAATTAAAAGCCAAACGATTGAAGAAATGGTCGATACGATTATGGAACTAGAGACACGTACACGTCTTCAAATATTATCTCCAGTTGTACGTGGCAGAAAAGGACAACATAAAAAGATATTTGAAAGTCTTCGAAAAGAAGGATACGCAAGAGTCGTCGTTGACGGTGAAATGTATGATATAGAGGACGTACCAGAATTAAATAAAAATAAAAAACACGATATCGATATCGTAATCGATAGAATCGGAGTTAAACCAGGCATTGAAGCGAGACTTTCTGATTCACTTCAAATCGCATTAGAAAAAGGAGAAGGTAACGCGGTCGCTAACGTTATAGATGGAGAAGATATCCACTTCTCAGAAAACTTTTCGTGCCCTGAATGTGGATTTACAATTAGTGAATTAGAGCCGAGACTCTTTTCATTTAACAGTCCGTTCGGTGCGTGTCCAACGTGTGATGGATTAGGTAAAAAATGGTCGGTTGACGCGTCACTCGTTATTCCAGATGACACGTTATCGTTAAATGACGGTGCGATTTTACCGTGGAGACCGATAAGTTCAGATTATTATCCGAATCTTTTAAAACAAGTCGCTGAACATTTTAATATCGATATGGACCAACCGTTCAAAGATTTATCTAAAGAAGAACAAGACATTATTTTAAAAGGGTCTACCGATTATTTAGACGTTACGTTCACACAGCGTAACGGTGCACAGCGTACTCGTACGATTCAATTTGAAGGTGTTTTAAATAATATCGAGAGAAGATATCAAGACAGCCCGTCAGAGTATACGCGTGAACAAATGGCGCAGTATATGCGTGAAACAGACTGTTCGACGTGTCATGGATATCGTTTAAATATTGAGGCGCGCTCAGTTAAAATTAACAAACGCCATATCGGTGAAGCAGTCGATCAATCGGTGAATGATGCGCTTCAATTCTTTAATGATTTACATTTAAGTGAAAAGAATCAAGCAATCGCAACACCGATATTAAAAGAAATCAATGACAGACTCACGTTTTTAAGAAATGTTGGGCTCGGATATTTAACGCTCAATCGTCGAAGCGGTACGTTATCTGGTGGGGAAGCACAGCGTATTCGACTCGCGACACAGATCGGTTCGATGTTAAGTGGCGTGCTTTATATACTAGACGAGCCTTCGATTGGACTACATCAGCGAGATAACGATAAGCTAATCGCAACGCTAAAAGAGATGCGCGATTTAGGGAATACGTTAATCGTCGTCGAACACGATGAAGATACGATGATTGCGAGTGATTATTTAATCGATATCGGACCAGGAGCAGGAGAAAACGGTGGAGAAATCGTCGCAGCTGGAACACCGAAAGAAGTCATGAATAACGACGCTTCAATTACAGGTCAATATTTAAGTGGTAAAAAAGAAATCCCATTACCAGAAAATTATCGAAAACAAACGACTAAAAAGTTTAGAGTAAAAGGTGCGAAAGAAAACAACTTAAAAAATATCGATGTAGACTTCCCGCATGGTCTCTTAAACGTTGTAACAGGTGTCTCAGGATCTGGTAAGAGTACGTTAGTGAACGAAATTTTATATAAAGGACTCCATAAAGAGTTATATAAATCTAAACTCGTACCTGGAAAGTTTAAAAAAATAGAAGGCGCGGAGTATTTAGATAAGATTATCGACATCGACCAATCTCCAATCGGTCGTACACCGAGAAGTAACCCGGCGACGTATACAGGTGTCTTTGATGACATTCGTGACGTCTTCGCTGAAACGAACGAAGCGAAAGTTCGAGGGTACAAAAAAGGGAGATTTAGTTTTAACGTAAAAGGTGGACGTTGTGAAGCGTGTAAAGGTGACGGAATTTTAAAAATTGAAATGCACTTTTTACCAGACGTCTTTGTGCCGTGTGAAGTATGTCACGGTAAACGTTATAACAGAGAGACGTTAGAAGTGAAATATAAAGATAAAAACATCTCAGATGTCCTTGAAATGACGGTAGAAGAAGCAGCGAAATTCTTTGAAAACATTCCGAAAATCAGTCGTAAGCTAGAGACGTTATTAGATGTTGGACTCGGCTATGTAAAACTCGGCCAACCGGCAACGACGTTATCCGGTGGGGAAGCACAACGCGTGAAACTTGCGAGTGAACTTCAAAAACGTTCAAATGGTAAGACGCTCTATATACTCGATGAGCCAACGACGGGACTCCACTCAGAAGATATTCGAAAACTGATTAAAGTCATTCAGCGACTCGTAGATAACGGTGACACCGTCGTCATTATCGAACATAATTTAGACGTTATAAAAGTTGCAGATCACATCATCGATCTTGGCCCTGAAGGGGGCGACGGTGGAGGAGAAGTCGTTGCGCATGGTACAATAGAAGATATCATGGAGACGAAAGAAAGCCATACAGGATATCACTTAAAAAAATGGCTTAATCGTAACCATCAGGAGGTTAAATAA
- the lgt gene encoding prolipoprotein diacylglyceryl transferase: MIYAIDRVAVSIGGFDIYWYGILIFTGMICAYFLANHEMVKKGFSDETLTEMMVYIIVFSLVGARLYFVLFNLDYYLLHPLDIIKVWEGGMAIHGGLIGGVLAGYYYTRKNNYSFFQFGDMLMPSVLLGQAIGRWGNFINQEAHGGPVSRAFLETLRLPEFIINQMYIDGVYYHPTFLYESIWNVVGIFILMRLRPKLKIGQTFLLYLIYYSIGRFFIERMRTDSLMILDLLRTAQVMSLSLIALAIIVWIYRNKKYDLPVYGNVHGNFNTFNKKQRATVKQNTKKKKRK; this comes from the coding sequence ATGATATATGCGATTGACCGCGTCGCAGTAAGTATCGGTGGATTCGATATTTACTGGTACGGGATTTTAATATTTACAGGAATGATCTGTGCATACTTTTTAGCAAATCATGAAATGGTTAAAAAAGGATTTAGCGACGAAACACTCACGGAGATGATGGTATATATCATCGTCTTCTCACTCGTTGGTGCGAGACTTTACTTCGTGTTATTCAACTTAGATTATTATTTACTCCACCCACTCGATATTATAAAAGTATGGGAAGGTGGAATGGCGATCCACGGTGGGCTCATCGGTGGGGTCCTTGCAGGATATTACTACACGCGTAAAAACAATTATAGTTTTTTCCAGTTTGGGGATATGTTAATGCCGAGTGTACTACTCGGCCAAGCAATCGGACGTTGGGGGAACTTTATTAACCAAGAAGCACACGGTGGCCCTGTGTCTCGAGCGTTTTTAGAGACGTTACGTTTACCAGAGTTTATCATTAACCAAATGTATATCGACGGTGTGTATTATCATCCGACCTTTTTATATGAATCGATTTGGAACGTCGTCGGTATTTTTATACTGATGCGTTTACGTCCGAAATTAAAAATTGGTCAGACGTTTTTACTCTATTTAATTTACTATTCTATCGGGCGCTTCTTTATCGAACGAATGCGTACAGATAGTTTAATGATTCTAGACCTTCTCCGTACAGCACAAGTGATGAGTCTCTCGCTTATCGCCCTTGCGATTATTGTATGGATATATAGAAATAAAAAGTACGACTTACCGGTATATGGTAACGTACACGGAAACTTTAACACGTTTAACAAAAAACAGCGTGCGACAGTTAAACAAAACACGAAAAAGAAAAAGAGGAAATAA
- the hprK gene encoding HPr(Ser) kinase/phosphatase — protein MLTVSNVIERFKLEIITGKTGIHKPITSIDVSRPGLEIAGYFSHYSKERVQLFGLTETTYFNTKLTDEERATRAQLLCTNETPCFIFTDDLIPPKEIIEACENANIPLLKTSNTITNLMFYLTDYLEISLAPETNVHGVLLDVYGIGVLITGESGIGKSEIALELVKNGHRLVADDNVEIKEIGKNVLIGKSPELIENLLEIRGLGIINVMTLFGASVVLSEKRIMLNVHLEFWQEDKEYDRLGLDKRTKNILNSEIPSKLIPVRPGRNVSNIIEVAAMDFRLQNMGVSAAREFNERLIAHIRSKDNGGK, from the coding sequence ATGTTAACGGTAAGTAACGTCATCGAACGATTCAAATTAGAAATTATCACTGGTAAAACAGGTATACATAAACCAATCACAAGTATCGACGTCTCACGACCAGGTCTTGAGATTGCGGGTTATTTTTCACATTATTCAAAAGAACGCGTTCAGTTATTCGGACTGACTGAAACGACGTATTTTAATACGAAATTAACGGATGAAGAACGCGCAACTCGTGCACAACTACTATGTACAAATGAGACGCCGTGTTTTATATTTACAGACGATTTAATACCACCAAAAGAAATTATAGAAGCGTGTGAGAATGCAAATATTCCACTTTTAAAAACGTCGAATACGATTACGAATTTAATGTTTTACTTAACCGATTATTTAGAGATTTCTCTCGCACCTGAGACGAACGTTCACGGCGTACTATTAGATGTCTACGGAATCGGCGTATTAATTACTGGTGAAAGTGGTATCGGTAAAAGTGAAATTGCGTTAGAGCTCGTTAAAAATGGACATCGTCTCGTCGCAGACGATAACGTCGAAATCAAAGAAATCGGTAAAAACGTTCTCATCGGTAAATCTCCAGAGCTCATCGAAAATTTACTTGAAATTAGAGGGCTCGGCATTATAAACGTGATGACATTATTCGGTGCAAGTGTTGTGCTAAGTGAAAAGCGTATTATGTTAAACGTTCATTTAGAGTTTTGGCAAGAAGATAAAGAATACGACCGCCTCGGATTAGATAAACGAACAAAAAATATATTAAATTCTGAAATACCGAGTAAGTTAATCCCTGTACGACCAGGGCGAAACGTATCGAATATTATTGAAGTGGCAGCGATGGACTTTAGACTTCAAAATATGGGAGTCAGTGCCGCGAGAGAATTTAACGAGCGCTTAATTGCGCATATTAGGAGTAAAGATAACGGAGGGAAATAA
- a CDS encoding DUF4097 family beta strand repeat-containing protein — MDSKARILKMLEDGLITTKEAIDLMNALNEDDQDKKHTSDKKEEENSIYKFFENMTDEVGKILDPDTIQKNAKETFDDVRRKAKATKSTSDILKTLEDVFDKAKTGDIDAIFQQGSKNKLIETIEEDFSSVTLDVTNGNVEVKKTDGVTAVRFEVTPFYRKLDKKRNYFEDIFCEVKNGNLEIMSPLRSAKVNVVLEINERALDHLHISSSNGSVDVEDLLLKDLSIDILNGDIEVEDISAKHAFVRTSRGSLDVKESAFTNLELVSMLGTISTKELDVEEIDIKANGSVSLSLNEDTRDAKIQTNMGSINVEIPSGRKVEGRLNTVLGHINYPPGLNIRDMKPSDLGLKEIMIINDTDESGLVIEASTKVGSVTLHTV, encoded by the coding sequence ATGGATAGTAAAGCGCGAATTTTAAAGATGCTTGAAGATGGTTTAATCACGACAAAAGAAGCAATCGACCTTATGAATGCATTAAACGAAGACGATCAAGATAAGAAACACACGAGCGATAAAAAAGAAGAAGAGAACAGTATTTATAAGTTTTTTGAAAATATGACAGACGAAGTTGGAAAGATTTTAGATCCCGATACGATTCAAAAAAACGCGAAAGAAACGTTTGACGATGTCCGTCGTAAAGCAAAAGCAACGAAGAGCACGTCAGATATTTTAAAAACGTTAGAAGACGTATTCGACAAAGCTAAAACAGGAGACATCGATGCGATTTTCCAGCAAGGGTCTAAAAATAAACTCATCGAAACGATCGAAGAAGATTTTTCATCTGTTACGTTAGACGTAACGAATGGTAACGTCGAAGTGAAAAAGACAGATGGCGTAACAGCGGTACGTTTTGAAGTGACACCGTTCTATAGAAAACTCGATAAAAAACGCAATTACTTTGAAGATATTTTCTGCGAAGTAAAAAACGGCAACTTAGAAATTATGTCACCACTTCGTAGTGCGAAAGTAAACGTCGTATTAGAAATTAACGAACGTGCACTCGACCACTTACACATTTCAAGTTCAAACGGCAGCGTCGACGTTGAAGATTTACTGTTAAAAGATTTATCTATCGATATTTTAAATGGAGATATCGAAGTCGAAGATATTTCAGCAAAACATGCATTCGTTAGAACGTCACGCGGGTCGTTAGATGTTAAAGAAAGTGCGTTTACGAATTTAGAACTCGTATCGATGCTCGGTACGATTTCAACGAAAGAACTAGATGTTGAAGAAATCGACATTAAAGCGAACGGCTCAGTGTCACTTTCATTAAATGAAGATACACGTGATGCTAAAATTCAAACGAACATGGGAAGCATCAACGTAGAAATTCCGTCAGGTCGTAAAGTCGAAGGACGTTTAAACACAGTGCTTGGACATATTAACTATCCGCCTGGGTTAAACATCCGAGATATGAAGCCATCCGATTTAGGATTAAAAGAAATTATGATCATTAACGACACAGATGAATCAGGTCTCGTTATAGAAGCGAGCACTAAAGTAGGTTCAGTCACACTCCATACAGTATAA